Proteins encoded within one genomic window of Phyllobacterium sp. T1293:
- a CDS encoding ABC transporter permease has protein sequence MNAGLKLLLRQKKAVVGLAIVIALCLMALFAPILAPNDPAARVGRSHQPPSIEHVMGTTKMGRDVFGQFVWGARSSLTIGFATGIFITVLGTLIGLAGGYFGGRTDNILDLLTNAVLVIPNIPLLILLASFAGTVGPVAIMAIIALTSWPWGARMTRSQTLALRNREFVVAARMVGEPNWRIVFVEVVPNLLPLIALNLVGSIIYAIVAQTTLEYLGFGDPLNVTWGTMLYNAQNSSAIIVGAWWDIAVPCAGIVLVGLGLSLLNFTFDEIANPQLRSGPALRRWLRLNRLRTRELEAAR, from the coding sequence ATGAACGCCGGACTGAAACTCCTGTTACGCCAGAAGAAGGCCGTCGTTGGTCTGGCTATCGTCATCGCATTGTGCCTGATGGCTCTGTTCGCGCCGATCCTTGCCCCGAACGATCCAGCTGCGCGTGTCGGTCGCTCGCATCAGCCACCCAGCATTGAACATGTCATGGGCACCACAAAAATGGGCCGTGATGTTTTCGGTCAATTTGTCTGGGGTGCCCGGTCATCCCTGACGATAGGCTTTGCAACCGGAATATTCATCACCGTACTCGGTACATTGATCGGCCTTGCCGGTGGTTATTTTGGCGGACGCACCGACAATATTCTCGACCTCCTGACCAATGCGGTGCTTGTCATTCCCAATATTCCGCTGTTGATCCTGCTGGCTTCGTTTGCTGGTACAGTGGGACCTGTTGCCATCATGGCTATTATAGCGCTGACATCTTGGCCATGGGGCGCGCGCATGACGCGTTCTCAGACATTGGCTTTGCGCAACCGCGAATTTGTTGTCGCTGCGCGCATGGTGGGTGAGCCGAACTGGCGGATCGTATTTGTCGAGGTCGTGCCTAATCTCCTGCCACTTATCGCGCTCAATCTCGTCGGCAGTATTATCTATGCCATCGTTGCCCAGACGACATTGGAATATCTTGGCTTTGGCGATCCATTGAATGTGACGTGGGGCACCATGCTTTACAACGCACAGAACTCGTCAGCGATTATCGTTGGTGCATGGTGGGATATCGCAGTGCCCTGTGCTGGCATCGTTCTGGTCGGGCTTGGGCTTTCACTGCTCAACTTCACCTTTGACGAAATCGCCAATCCGCAACTGCGTTCTGGTCCGGCACTTCGCCGCTGGTTGCGGCTCAATCGTCTGCGCACACGCGAATTGGAGGCTGCACGATGA
- a CDS encoding ABC transporter permease, with protein sequence MRLPLHRLAIYGVAFLFAIVVNFLVPRLMPGSPVDGMIAQLGPRATPAAIEAIKARFGAVQQPLWEQFLDYLKGLATLDLGVSVKYYPQTVVEVLGRSAGWTAFFVITAIIFSLCIGTTLGALAAWRRGGRFDSIVSPLSIMMIAVPSVVIALATLFTFGVALRWLPVGYAYNPNLDPGLNFTFFGSVFLHAIMPVLTLSPYLIGEFQTTMRTSMISVLGEDYVTMGRAKGLSETAVMFGYAARNAMLPVLTNLALMLGAVFGGSIVTEIVFNYPGLGLTLYTASVARDYPVIQGQLLLMTLATLGANLLVDLIYGVVDPRIREART encoded by the coding sequence ATGCGGCTCCCTCTGCACCGGCTTGCTATCTATGGCGTAGCGTTTCTATTTGCCATTGTTGTCAATTTTCTCGTTCCCCGGCTGATGCCGGGGAGCCCTGTTGATGGAATGATTGCGCAGCTTGGCCCGCGTGCGACACCGGCTGCAATCGAAGCGATCAAGGCCCGGTTTGGTGCGGTACAGCAGCCTCTGTGGGAGCAATTCCTCGACTATCTGAAAGGACTGGCCACGCTCGATCTTGGGGTCTCGGTAAAATACTACCCACAGACCGTGGTGGAAGTTCTTGGCCGTTCTGCCGGATGGACAGCCTTTTTCGTTATTACAGCCATAATCTTTTCCCTTTGCATCGGGACAACATTGGGAGCGCTGGCCGCATGGCGACGAGGGGGACGATTTGATTCCATCGTCTCACCGCTTTCCATCATGATGATTGCCGTGCCATCCGTTGTCATCGCTCTGGCCACACTTTTCACTTTCGGTGTTGCTCTTCGCTGGCTTCCGGTTGGCTATGCCTACAACCCCAATCTCGATCCCGGTTTAAATTTTACGTTCTTTGGCAGCGTCTTTCTTCATGCAATCATGCCGGTTCTGACACTCTCGCCTTATCTCATCGGTGAATTCCAGACGACCATGCGAACCAGCATGATTTCAGTGCTGGGCGAGGATTATGTCACCATGGGCCGCGCCAAAGGCCTTAGCGAAACCGCTGTTATGTTTGGTTATGCCGCCCGCAATGCCATGCTGCCCGTGCTGACCAATCTTGCCCTCATGCTTGGCGCTGTGTTCGGCGGCTCCATCGTTACCGAAATTGTCTTCAACTATCCCGGTCTTGGCCTCACGCTTTATACAGCGAGTGTCGCTCGTGATTATCCGGTTATTCAGGGACAGCTCCTGCTGATGACGCTGGCTACTCTGGGAGCAAATCTGCTGGTTGATCTCATCTACGGCGTTGTTGATCCGCGCATCAGGGAGGCACGCACATGA
- a CDS encoding ABC transporter substrate-binding protein, with protein MHIEEQTSWVRNFNPFDVGGRRQSTLDFVYEPLVVFNELDNGKPTYRLATGFKFADDLKSITYTIREGVKWSDGKPLTAADVKFTIELMRKNPVLDFVGVADSIASVEAPSPTEVKITLKDVDTHFPESLSDLPVVPEHIWKDIADPLAFKNENPVGSGPMTEIRRFTPQVYEQCRNPNYWDAASLKIDCLKLPQISGNDQVLATLPDGQMDWFGSFIPEIEKTYVSLDPKHNHYWQPSAETVAFQMNLKTTKPGNAAAFNDIAFRHAISLVMDRTAMVDIAGFGYPVVNLHASGLPPRFDSWRNPDAEKAQDEWMAYDIDKASKALDDAGYAKGADGFRATPKGEPIAFSIMVPNGWTDWIDAVQIAAEGLRKVGINVSVTTPEYEQWGKQIVEGNFDTLINSRADGPTPFRGYYQSLATAFGGRITGAPSRYSNPDLDKLFSDYKRATTIEERKAIFNQIQLVVADNFPVVPLFNGPTWYQFSTKRFTGWVSKDDPALNPENHENNRMRLIHLLRLHPVDEKAGGSNG; from the coding sequence ATGCACATTGAAGAGCAGACAAGCTGGGTGCGTAACTTCAACCCGTTTGATGTGGGCGGCCGCCGCCAGAGTACGCTTGATTTCGTTTATGAACCGCTTGTCGTGTTCAACGAACTCGATAATGGCAAGCCCACATATCGTTTGGCGACGGGCTTTAAATTTGCCGACGATCTGAAATCGATCACCTATACCATTCGCGAAGGGGTGAAGTGGTCAGATGGAAAACCCCTCACCGCTGCCGATGTAAAGTTCACGATTGAACTTATGCGTAAAAACCCGGTGCTTGATTTTGTAGGGGTAGCCGACAGCATTGCTTCCGTGGAAGCGCCATCGCCAACCGAGGTCAAGATCACTCTCAAGGATGTTGATACGCATTTCCCGGAATCGTTGTCTGATCTGCCTGTCGTTCCAGAGCACATCTGGAAAGACATTGCCGACCCGCTTGCCTTCAAGAATGAGAATCCCGTTGGCTCCGGACCAATGACCGAGATTCGCCGGTTCACACCGCAAGTCTATGAACAGTGCCGCAATCCCAACTATTGGGATGCCGCATCGCTGAAAATTGATTGCCTGAAACTACCGCAAATCTCAGGCAATGATCAGGTGCTGGCCACCCTGCCTGATGGGCAGATGGATTGGTTCGGATCATTCATCCCGGAAATTGAAAAGACCTACGTTTCGCTCGACCCGAAGCACAATCACTACTGGCAGCCATCGGCTGAAACCGTTGCCTTCCAGATGAATCTCAAGACGACCAAGCCCGGCAATGCCGCTGCGTTCAATGATATCGCATTTCGTCATGCGATCAGTCTGGTGATGGACAGGACAGCAATGGTCGACATTGCAGGTTTCGGTTATCCCGTGGTCAATCTGCATGCCAGTGGCCTTCCGCCGCGCTTCGACAGCTGGCGCAATCCTGATGCTGAAAAAGCTCAGGATGAATGGATGGCCTATGATATCGACAAGGCCAGCAAGGCGCTTGATGATGCTGGATATGCCAAAGGCGCAGATGGTTTCCGCGCGACACCAAAAGGCGAGCCGATTGCCTTTTCAATCATGGTCCCCAATGGCTGGACCGACTGGATCGATGCCGTGCAGATCGCTGCCGAAGGCCTGCGCAAGGTCGGGATCAATGTTTCCGTTACCACGCCGGAATATGAGCAATGGGGCAAACAGATCGTCGAGGGTAATTTCGATACTCTGATCAATTCACGCGCCGATGGACCAACGCCTTTTCGCGGTTACTATCAATCGCTGGCAACAGCGTTTGGCGGCCGTATCACCGGCGCACCATCCCGCTATTCCAATCCTGACCTCGATAAGCTTTTCAGCGATTACAAGCGAGCAACGACGATCGAAGAACGCAAGGCGATCTTTAACCAGATCCAACTGGTCGTTGCTGATAACTTCCCGGTTGTGCCCCTCTTCAATGGTCCGACCTGGTATCAATTTTCCACAAAACGCTTCACCGGTTGGGTTTCAAAAGATGATCCGGCTTTGAACCCGGAAAACCACGAGAACAACAGGATGCGGCTCATCCATCTTTTGCGCCTGCATCCGGTAGATGAGAAGGCTGGCGGGAGCAACGGCTGA
- a CDS encoding nucleoside 2-deoxyribosyltransferase, translating to MKVYLAGPEVFLSNAREVLAHKAELARVAGFTPLAPGDLEIPPTNSKYERGLAISAIDERLMQASDLIIANLTPFRGISADVGTAFELGFMCALGRHVYGYTNVAESYLERTSRNYYKGKVISDAEGRLTGADGLSVEDFDMADNLMLDGGIVSRGGVFIRNTVSDADILTDLTAFKKCLALAAEKYLR from the coding sequence ATGAAAGTATATCTGGCTGGCCCTGAGGTCTTTTTGAGCAATGCAAGAGAAGTTTTGGCGCATAAAGCTGAATTGGCACGCGTGGCCGGATTTACGCCGCTTGCACCCGGCGATCTGGAAATTCCGCCCACTAACAGCAAGTATGAGCGTGGACTTGCGATCAGTGCCATAGATGAAAGGCTCATGCAGGCTTCCGACTTGATCATAGCGAATCTGACGCCATTTCGCGGGATCAGCGCCGATGTTGGAACAGCTTTCGAGCTTGGCTTTATGTGTGCCTTGGGCCGGCATGTTTATGGCTACACGAACGTCGCTGAAAGCTATCTCGAGCGCACCAGCAGGAATTACTACAAGGGAAAAGTCATCTCCGACGCGGAAGGCAGGCTGACCGGCGCCGACGGTTTGAGTGTCGAGGACTTTGACATGGCTGACAACCTCATGCTGGATGGTGGCATCGTTTCGCGTGGTGGCGTATTCATTAGAAACACTGTCTCGGATGCCGACATTCTCACAGACCTTACGGCTTTTAAAAAGTGCCTCGCGCTGGCTGCGGAAAAATATCTGCGATGA
- a CDS encoding porin translates to MTIKSLLLGSAAALVAVTGARAADAVVVAEPEAVEYVRVCDTYGKGFFYIPGTETCLKIGGYLRYDAKGGDDVYKGGEFGTWQKKTRATVRFDARSETELGTLRSFIETRFDYTNGSNSGGTIPQAFIELGGFRIGEVDEIFGTWTGDAGNVINDDVINYQSGYSNQVSYTFNAGNGFSAIIGAEQGQTQTASYFNYDYRIDDYMPHVLAGAKYEQSWGKISGIVGYDSKIEEWAGKLRLDVKFTDTVSAWVMGGYQSNYDDAALGQRNWFGTWEGDYAVWGGIAAKVSDKATVNAQVAYESEGTVAAALNVGYEIVPGFMIMPEVNYTKFDGARKDYSIAHGGNDDAFGGAIRFQRNF, encoded by the coding sequence ATGACCATCAAGAGCTTACTTCTCGGCTCTGCTGCAGCTCTGGTTGCAGTAACTGGCGCTCGCGCTGCTGATGCAGTTGTTGTAGCTGAACCAGAAGCCGTTGAATATGTTCGCGTTTGCGACACGTACGGCAAAGGCTTTTTCTATATCCCCGGCACGGAAACATGTCTGAAAATCGGTGGATATCTGCGTTACGACGCCAAGGGCGGCGATGATGTCTACAAGGGCGGCGAATTCGGAACCTGGCAGAAGAAGACCCGCGCCACGGTTCGCTTCGATGCCCGTTCGGAAACCGAACTTGGCACCCTGCGTTCCTTCATCGAAACACGTTTCGATTACACGAACGGTTCCAACAGCGGCGGCACGATCCCGCAGGCTTTCATTGAGCTCGGCGGTTTCCGCATCGGTGAAGTCGATGAAATCTTCGGTACGTGGACAGGTGATGCCGGCAACGTCATCAACGATGACGTCATCAACTACCAGTCCGGTTACAGCAACCAGGTCAGCTATACGTTCAATGCTGGCAATGGCTTCTCCGCCATCATTGGTGCTGAACAAGGTCAGACACAGACGGCCAGCTATTTCAACTACGACTATCGTATCGACGATTACATGCCGCATGTGCTCGCCGGTGCAAAGTACGAACAGTCCTGGGGCAAGATTTCCGGTATCGTCGGCTATGACTCCAAGATCGAGGAATGGGCCGGCAAGCTGCGCCTGGACGTGAAGTTCACGGACACTGTTTCTGCATGGGTCATGGGTGGCTATCAGTCAAACTATGACGATGCAGCTCTCGGTCAACGCAACTGGTTTGGTACCTGGGAAGGCGACTATGCCGTTTGGGGTGGTATTGCTGCCAAGGTTTCTGACAAGGCAACTGTCAATGCACAGGTTGCATACGAATCCGAAGGCACTGTTGCTGCTGCTTTGAACGTGGGCTACGAAATCGTCCCCGGTTTCATGATCATGCCTGAAGTCAACTACACGAAGTTCGATGGTGCCCGTAAGGACTACTCAATTGCTCACGGCGGCAATGATGACGCATTTGGCGGCGCCATCCGTTTCCAGCGCAACTTCTAA
- a CDS encoding amino acid permease, with the protein MTMSSQSENLPEDGELARKLKSRHIHMIAIGGAIGVGLFLGSGKAISMAGPGLLLSYAAGGIAVFFIMRALGELLLHKPVAGSFATYAEEYVGPFAGFATGWSYWFMWVVIGMAEITAVGVYIHYWLPDVPQWVPALVTLAVLYIVNVVAVRLFGELEFWFALIKVVTIVALILGGLAVIIFRIGDLGQQASFSNLWTHGGFLPFGALGAVLALQMVMFAYQGVELIGVTAGEAENPEEVLPRATNGIIWRILIFYLGALAVIMALLPWNQLDPNTSPFVFVFDKLGLSIAADVINFVVITAAASSCNSGIFSNGRMLFTLARAGQAPRIFGRVNRNHIPFAGITASTAVMSIGVVLNYVVPEQAFIWITSISLVGSLWTWSIIMIAHLGYRRAVARGEAKAVHFRMPGAPVANWLVVAFLLMVAVFLSLDPSTRVALYVAPIWFALLAIAYQFIKRQRVAAFNPS; encoded by the coding sequence CTATGTCGAGCCAATCAGAAAATTTACCTGAAGATGGCGAACTGGCGCGCAAACTCAAGAGCCGCCATATTCATATGATTGCTATTGGCGGCGCTATAGGCGTCGGCCTGTTCCTCGGATCGGGTAAAGCCATTTCAATGGCCGGACCGGGATTGTTGCTGAGCTACGCCGCTGGCGGCATCGCGGTTTTCTTTATCATGCGTGCGCTGGGTGAACTGCTTCTGCACAAGCCGGTGGCAGGTTCTTTTGCAACCTACGCGGAAGAGTATGTTGGACCCTTTGCCGGTTTTGCCACGGGCTGGTCTTACTGGTTCATGTGGGTCGTGATCGGCATGGCTGAAATCACAGCCGTTGGCGTCTATATCCACTACTGGCTGCCGGATGTGCCGCAATGGGTGCCGGCTTTGGTGACCTTGGCGGTGCTTTATATCGTCAATGTCGTTGCTGTCAGGCTGTTCGGTGAGCTGGAATTCTGGTTCGCACTGATTAAGGTCGTCACAATTGTAGCACTGATCCTCGGCGGCCTTGCCGTGATTATTTTCCGTATCGGCGACCTCGGGCAGCAGGCGAGTTTCTCCAATCTTTGGACGCATGGCGGCTTTCTGCCTTTCGGCGCTCTTGGCGCTGTTCTAGCCCTTCAAATGGTGATGTTTGCCTATCAGGGTGTGGAACTGATTGGTGTCACGGCCGGTGAGGCGGAAAATCCGGAAGAAGTCCTGCCCCGCGCCACAAATGGCATTATCTGGCGTATTCTGATTTTCTATCTGGGTGCTCTGGCCGTTATCATGGCACTTTTGCCATGGAACCAGCTTGACCCAAATACCAGTCCGTTTGTTTTCGTCTTCGACAAGCTTGGGCTCAGCATCGCGGCTGATGTGATCAATTTTGTTGTTATCACGGCTGCCGCATCCTCCTGCAATAGTGGTATTTTCAGCAATGGCCGCATGTTGTTTACTTTGGCGCGTGCTGGGCAGGCACCACGCATATTTGGCCGCGTCAACCGTAACCACATACCATTCGCTGGTATCACAGCGTCAACGGCGGTCATGTCGATCGGCGTGGTGTTGAACTATGTGGTGCCGGAGCAGGCCTTTATCTGGATTACCAGTATTTCGCTGGTTGGCAGCTTGTGGACCTGGTCGATTATCATGATTGCGCATCTTGGCTATCGCCGGGCGGTCGCGAGGGGCGAGGCCAAGGCCGTGCATTTCCGTATGCCCGGCGCTCCGGTTGCCAATTGGCTGGTTGTCGCTTTCCTGTTGATGGTCGCCGTATTCCTCAGTCTTGATCCGTCTACGCGGGTCGCGCTCTATGTTGCTCCCATCTGGTTTGCTCTGTTGGCCATTGCCTATCAGTTCATAAAGCGTCAGCGGGTTGCCGCTTTCAATCCATCCTGA